In Bacteroidales bacterium, the genomic window CAGGGTTACCCGGACTGGCGGGGTAACCCTGTTTAACCTTGACATTAGCACGGCAGCTCTGAAAGCGTGTCTGGTATTAAAAATCATTTTGAATCCCGGAAACCTCAAATGTCCATGCATATTTGCAGGGTGGACTGTTTCGCAATTCTTCCGGAACATGAATTTCGAATCCGTATTCTTTTTCTTTCCATTCAAGCTCCACATCGGCTCCCAGCAAAGTAACCGCAGCATCCGGTACAGGTTTATGCGATCTGATTTCAACCGTTTCCGGCAGCTCCTCCTGCGGCCCGGCCAGATAAAAATAATGCACTGTGCCGTCGGGCTGCCTGGTCATACAAATGTTATCCTCCTTATACGGCATGATGGGCTCCGAATCATATATGGCCTCCTGATTGACATCCATCCAGTTGCCTATTTGCTCCAGAAGGTCATAGGCGCCCTGTTGCCAGTTGCCGTCCGGGCCGGGGGCAACATTCAGCAGCAGATTCCCTCCTTTGGCCACGATGTCGATAAGCATATGCACGGCTTCACGACCGCTCATGTAATTGGCATCGGGGGTATACGACCAGCCACCCCCGGAAATGATGCAGGACTCCCAGGGATAAGGCAAGGTCTTTTCAGGTACCCGGTTTTCCGGGGTAAGATAATTCTGATTCGGTCCCGGCACTGCACGGTCCACCACAATCAGCCCGGGCTGCTCTTCCCGGCATTTCTCAACCAGCTCATCCATTTTGATGTCCTGACTGACTACCCTCGACTTGATGAAGCCATTTTCACTCTGTTCAAGCTTTC contains:
- a CDS encoding alpha-L-fucosidase; translation: KLEQSENGFIKSRVVSQDIKMDELVEKCREEQPGLIVVDRAVPGPNQNYLTPENRVPEKTLPYPWESCIISGGGWSYTPDANYMSGREAVHMLIDIVAKGGNLLLNVAPGPDGNWQQGAYDLLEQIGNWMDVNQEAIYDSEPIMPYKEDNICMTRQPDGTVHYFYLAGPQEELPETVEIRSHKPVPDAAVTLLGADVELEWKEKEYGFEIHVPEELRNSPPCKYAWTFEVSGIQNDF